In the Microtus pennsylvanicus isolate mMicPen1 chromosome 6, mMicPen1.hap1, whole genome shotgun sequence genome, one interval contains:
- the LOC142852429 gene encoding heat shock factor protein 4 isoform X2: MVEPGEKLPEEVLALIFRDLPLRDRAATARVCKAWAAATTSSDVWRDTNISCDSELEDLLPPYLYACLDHIHNLRLEYEPSKKSSRRAATELLRALADRAPGLLGLRLECRGEKPLFDAGGDILSAVHAVCGAAHQLRHLHLRRLPYTLDDTLVLQAARDCPELRSLFLDNHALVNNVQPSSVLKLLEACPHLRALGLHLASLSPKALELLAAPHRAPFALLALRCACPEDARAPLLPDEAWATLRCRHPGLEVELELEPALSDEAVTRVLQPAVPVAVLRLNLSGDTAFPPCPLCASSEAQNWGRAGTNTSQKSRSGTSFLVSDQSRFAKEVLPQYFKHSNMASFVRQLNMYGFRKVVSIEQGGLLRPERDHVEFQHPSFVRGREQLLERVRRKVPALRGDDSRWRPEDLGRLLGEVQALRGMQESTEARLQELRQQNEILWREVVTLRQSHSQQHRVIGKLIQCLFGSLQTAPSSTGTKRKLSLMLDEGDSCSASAKFNACPVSGALLQDPYFIQSPLPETTLGLSPHRARGPIISDIPEDAPSPEGHRLSPSGGGRRVKGLALLKEEPASPGGDGEARLALAPNECDFCVTAPPPLPVAVVQAILEGKGSYSPEGPRSVQQPEPRGPREVPDRGTLGLDRGNRSPESLLSPMLLRPPPETVEPIAPMDVLGPGLPGREWTLMDLDMELSLMQPLAQERGKDHTLGTPLLLDVPVDLQGTALSVPGALTLYSAPESSAPYLDPGASPSSP, from the exons TTGTGACAGTGAGCTGGAAGACTTGTTGCCACCGTATTTGTATGCCTGCCTGGACCACATTCACAACCTACGGCTGGAATATGAGCCATCAAAGAAGTCCAGCCGCCGAGCAGCCACCGAGCTACTGAGGGCTCTTGCCGACCGAGCCCCAGGACTTCTAGGCCTACGCTTGGAATGCCGCGGAGAGAAGCCACTTTTTGACGCCGGCGGCGACATCCTGAGTGCTGTGCACGCAGTCTGCGGAGCCGCTCACCAACTGCGCCACCTCCACCTGCGCCGCTTGCCCTACACACTAGACGACACGCTGGTGCTTCAGGCTGCACGTGACTGTCCCGAGCTCCGTAGCCTTTTCCTGGACAACCATGCACTAGTGAACAACGTGCAGCCCAGCTCTGTGCTCAAGCTTTTGGAGGCTTGCCCGCACCTGCGCGCCCTTGGACTGCACCTGGCCAGTCTGTCGCCTAAGGCGCTGGAACTGCTGGCCGCGCCACATCGCGCCCCTTTTGCACTCCTGGCTTTGAGGTGCGCGTGCCCCGAAGATGCTCGTGCGCCCCTCCTGCCTGATGAAGCCTGGGCGACACTGCGTTGCCGCCACCCTGGGCTGGaggtggagctggagctggagcctgCGCTTTCAGACGAGGCCGTAACGCGCGTCCTGCAACCAGCCGTACCAGTGGCTGTGCTGCGTCTCAACCTCTCGGGTGACACG GCTTTCCCTCCCTGTCCACTCTGCGCTAGCTCCGAGGCCCAGAACTGGGGGAGGGCAGGCACAAACACAAGCCAAAAGTCAAGG AGTGGGACCAGCTTCCTCGTAAGTGATCAGAGCCGCTTCGCCAAAGAAGTCCTGCCTCAGTATTTCAAGCACAGCAACATGGCGAGCTTTGTTCGCCAACTCAACATGT ATGGTTTTCGGAAGGTGGTAAGCATTGAGCAAGGTGGCCTTCTCAGGCCAGAGCGTGACCACGTCGAATTCCAGCATCCAAGCTTCGTGCGAGGCCGGGAGCAGCTACTGGAGCGCGTGCGCCGCAAG GTACCTGCACTGCGAGGTGATGACAGTCGATGGCGTCCTGAAGACCTAGGCCGACTGCTGGGAGAGGTGCAAGCTTTGAGGGGGATGCAGGAGAGCACGGAGGCACGGCTGCAGGAACTCAGGCA GCAGAACGAGATCTTGTGGCGAGAAGTGGTGACCCTGCGACAGAGCCACAGTCAGCAGCACCGGGTCATCGGCAAG CTAATCCAGTGCCTATTTGGGTCGCTTCAGACAGCACCCAGCAGTACAGGAACCAAAAGAAAGCT GTCCCTGATGCTGGATGAGGGGGACTCATGCTCGGCCTCTGCCAAATTCAATGCCTGCCCAGTCTCTGGTGCTCTCCTCCAGGACCCCTACTTTATCCAGTCG CCTCTCCCAGAGACTACCCTGGGCCTCAGCCCTCACAGGGCCAGAGGGCCCATCATCTCTGACATCCCAGAGGATGCTCCATCTCCTGAAGGGCACAGACTTTCTCCCTCTGGTGGTGGCAGGAG GGTGAAGGGCCTGGCATTGCTCAAAGAAGAGCCGGCCAGTCCAGGGGGGGATGGcgaggccaggctggccctggCCCCAAACGAGTGTGACTTCTGCGTGACAGCACCCCCACCGCTGCCCGTGGCTGTGGTGCAGGCCAtcctggaagggaaagggagctACAGCCCTGAGGGGCCCAGGAGTGTACAACAGCCTGAACCCAGGGGCCCCAGGGAGGTACCCGACAG GGGAACTCTGGGCCTGGATCGGGGTAATCGGAGCCCAGAGAGTCTGCTGTCCCCAATGCTGCTTCGGCCTCCCCCTGAAACTGTGGAACCCATAGCACCCATGGAT gtgctgggcCCTGGCCTTCCAGGACGAGAATGGACCCTGATGGATTTGGACATGGAGTTGTCTCTG ATGCAGCCCTTGGCTCAAGAGAGAG GGAAAGACCACACGCTGGGAACCCCACTCCTGCTAGATGTTCCGGTGGATTTGCAGGGTACAGCTCTGTCAGTGCCTGGGGCTTTAACCCTTTACAGTGCTCCTGAAAGCAGTGCCCCCTACTTGGATCCTGGAGCCAGTCCTTCCTCCCCCTAG